The following proteins come from a genomic window of Palaemon carinicauda isolate YSFRI2023 chromosome 12, ASM3689809v2, whole genome shotgun sequence:
- the LOC137650990 gene encoding LOW QUALITY PROTEIN: uncharacterized protein (The sequence of the model RefSeq protein was modified relative to this genomic sequence to represent the inferred CDS: substituted 1 base at 1 genomic stop codon), producing MSELSLLINSRKYIRSQVAKNVNRIEDCKLGSEVERRSLISKFHGFAEELKVYNSKIAKLLWEEEEDESKLNIEFEACESYLDKINFFIATLEATKDSVPPHSVLEEARSLLKSPTAPLPAFKSVEGENIEKFLSEFEEVIKTFKYTQRDKLLLLKQQVSGRASILLDSLETDKQTYENAKLILRSALASPRFQKFTLIKQLTDMKMPYQTDPFAYVGQMKNFMESVKLLKMEVDDFFNYFFWNGMNSTFQSQLVNITNKTRPSLSEINDKIFEACEXYGIASQKIYTKVKKFPKTSETVNLASNVNVEGQPTKAKCSLCAYDRATDDHQVFKCPVYNSNKAKVDKLKEIGGCLKCASSSHSAGLCKFRLHKKCRGCNGWHFTFLCIKKDSPKEEVVNARSLNKNSNLVNEKSEKVSTGVVFSVDALQCYGNRSALPTFTCQLEDHTQIRGLQDSGCQCNFITDRAVKKIQFKVLRRNVSLTVNGFNSAKSYNTKVVELNLKFGQEICKVEALCVPYININLKLPNLFRVASHFFAKGYTLADKQLLNNGDELNSIDFILGTNSAHCTMASTVRFGQDSPSVYFQTSFGVMLLGNVDTMLKNLHCLPDLNAVETSITCKSDVAQLDVGSLDSIGLGLGKFNDESILEHEEMVVEANFLVLNENGGINEQALQRATEQMLEYDCKRILNYDKKENETSVELNNSLVRYALNNATVNEDGRITMPLLWNSKVSHLLGKNYNLAEAVLKSNLKKLCKREMHLKLMDEVIKEQENLGIIEKIPNLKHYLTEHPEHSFLPHMGVFKLDRETTKCRVVFLSNIFEADPRKPMTVSHNQAIHPGPSLNQKLSSALLHLRFGSKIFCFDLKKAFNQIALRPSDQNKLLFLWVRSVKKKDFSLVGYKNLRLSFGLRCSPTILMLSLYKILVLDVDDDTQEVKNMKKLLYQLFYMDNGAYTCKNSDALEWAYTRLTNIFAPYRIELQQIVTNDGPLQEVIDSDWDQHTLTEVKLLGLKWNRELDTLSTFPIVLEASASTKRSILKSIASNFDLYNINGPVFNRARLFMHGLPCDKSLGWDDILPAEKLKEWKCIARQANSTPEIVVQRFVGERDGQYRLLACVDASSMIYGAVLYIENIDTAQTNFLLAKNRLINRQSNTKSIPSLELQAICLGVELLIDLYKDLGGPDCLVPIAIKSLDLYSDSLVALSWINSYSYKLDKMQKRSVFVLNRLQQIDKLCETFPVNFTFITGTANPGDCITRTLSYKQLINTNYFSGPQPDIHQSIVSQDILRVTVPNPRATLDFKEEIVLSNVCAQDLREDVAEHLVSPNRYSSFSLMVKVHARVAQCFAKWKATVTARKLKVPVESNDTGFYVKALKMIILKEQKIQFPSVLEYFAYNSKLLKDIPNLVRQLNVYPDKDGILRVKSKFDRWKGKQRCCFPILLFNKSSLTELIIRSLHIKLKHAGYYSVLNELRKKFWDGLRDVPDESVPSPITPEILIHGYELTSINIIPELQCDPELDGEYDLKDSPSRIIEDTYSKLRKGKIAPIKKRYGSVVATEDEEKQSSMEHVSEVMNRKYKRNNLIEIHEADEDLDVSMNKFVVFEVETILKKVEMESPWI from the exons ATGTCAGAATTATCGCTTTTGATAAATTCTCGGAAATACATCCGCAGTCAAGTGGCTAAGAATGTCAATCGAATTGAAGATTGTAAATTGGGTTCAGAAGTTGAACGGCGATCACTTATCTCTAAATTTCATGGATTTGCTGAAGAGCTGaaggtttataattctaaaatagctaagttattatgggaagaagaggaagatgaatccaaattgaatattgaatttgaagcttgtgagagctacttggataaaataaacttttttatagctacccttgaggctacaaaagattcagttcctccccattctgtacttgaagaagctagaagccttttgaaaagccctacagctcctttaccagcatttaaaagtgtagagggagaaaatatagagaaatttctttctgaatttgaagaggttattaaaaccttcaagtacactcagagagacaaattactgctgctgaagcaacaagtgtcaggtcgtgcatccatactactagattcacttgaaacagacaaacagacatatgaaaatgcaaaattaattttaaggtctgctttagcatcccctaggtttcagaagtttacgttaataaaacagttgacagatatgaaaatgccttaccaaacagatccatttgcgtacgttggtcagatgaaaaatttcatggaatctgttaagttgttgaaaatggaagtggacgatttttttaactatttcttttggaatggaatgaacagcaccttccaatctcagctagtaaatattaccaataagacgagaccctccctttcagaaattaatgataaaatttttgaagCATGTGAATGATATGGCATAGCAtctcagaaaatttatacaaaagttaagaagtttcccaaaacttcagagactgttaatctagcctctaatgtgaatgttgaaggccagcctactaaggcgaaatgctctttatgtgcttatgacagagcaactgatgatcaccaagttttcaagtgcccggtttataatagtaataaagcaAAGGTGGATAAGCTGAAAGAGATAGGAGGTTGCCTTAAGTGTGCCAGTTCCTCTCATTCTGCGGGTTTGTGCAAATTTAGACTTCATAAGAAATGCAGAGGTTGTAATGGCTGGCATTTCACCTTTCTCTGCATTAAAAAAGATTCCCCAAAAGAAGAGGTAGTCAATGCTAGAAGTCTTAATAAAAACTCCAATTTAGTTAATGAGAAATCTGAAAAGGTTTCCACGGGGGTAGTATTTTCAGTGGATGCTCTTCAGTGCTATGGTAATAGATCTGCTCTACCAACTTTCACTTGTCAGCTAGAGGACCATACCCAAATAAGAGGTTTACAAGACTCGGGCTGTCAGTGTAATTTTATTACGGATAGAGCGGTTAAGAAGATTCAGTTCAAAGTTTTGAGGAGAAATGTGAGTCTTACTGTTAATGGTTTTAACTCTGCTAAATCATATAATACAAAGGTTgtggaactgaatttaaaatttggtcaggaaatttgcaaggtggaggccctatgtgtaccttatataaatataaatttgaagttgCCTAATTTGTTCAGGGTTGCAAGCCATTTCTTTGCTAAGGGTTACACCCTTGCAGATAAACAGttgctaaataatggggatgagttaaatagtatagatttcatcctaggcactaactctgctcactgcactatggcgtcaacagttaggtttggacaggatagtccttcagtatactttcaaacttcctttggagtgatgcttcttggtaatgttgacacaatgctaaaaaatttacattgccttcctgatttaaatgcagttgaaacttcaattacttgcaagtctgatgttgctcagttggatgtaggttctcttgattccattggccttggattaggtaaatttaatgatgaatctatattggagcatgaggaaatggtggtagaagctaattttctagttttaaatgagaaCGGGGGCATAAATGAGCAAGCACTACAAAGGGCCACCGAGCAAATGTTGGAATATGACTGCAAAAGGATCCTTAATTATGATAAGAAAGAGAATGAGACATCTGTGGAACTCAATAATTCTCTAGTAAGATATGCACTTAACAATGCCACGGTTAATGAGGATGGTAGAATAACAATGCCTCTGCTATGGAACAGTAAGGTGTCACACttacttggtaaaaattataatctagctgaagcagtgttaaagtcaaatttaaagaagctttgcaaaagggagatgcatctgaaactcatggatgaagtcattaaagaacaagaaaatttaggaataattgaaaagatcccaaaccttaagcattacctaactgaacatcctgaacatagttttttaccccacatgggggtgtttaaacttgatcgagagactacaaaatgcagagtagtatttctatcaaacatatttgaggcggaccctagaaaacccatgacagtaagccataaccaggcaattcatccagggccgtcgttaaaccaaaagttaagttcagccttacttcacttacgatttggttcgaagatattttgctttgatctcaaaaaggcttttaatcagatagcacttagaccttcagatcagaataaattactttttctttgggttagaagtgtgaagaagaaagatttttccttagttggttacaagaatcttagattgagttttggtttaagatgtagcccaacaattttgatgttgagtctttataagatactggttttggatgtggatgatgatactcaagaggtaaaaaatatgaagaaattgctttatcagttgttttatatggataatggagcttatacctgcaaaaattcggatgccttggaatgggcctatactcggctaacaaatatatttgctCCTTATAGAATAGAATTGCAACAAATTGTCACCAATGATGGGCCACTTCAAGAAGTCATTGACTCAGACTGGGATCAACATACATTAACggaagttaaacttttaggtttgaaatggaatagggagttggataccctttcaacttttcccattgttttggaagcttcggccagtacgaagaggtccatcctcaagtccattgcttcaaactttgatttgtataatatcaatggtccagtatttaatagggcaaggctatttatgcatggtttaccgtgtgataagtcattaggatgggatgatattttacctgcggaaaagctaaaagaatggaaatgcattgcaaggcaagctaattctacgcctgaaattgttgttcaaagatttgttggggaaagagatggacaatacagacttcttgcttgtgtagatgctagcagtatgatatatggagctgttctgtatatagagaacattgatactgcccaaacaaattttttattagccaaaaacaggctgataaacagacagtctaatactaagtccatcccttccctggagttacaagccatttgcttgggtgtggagttgttaattgatttgtataaagatttaggaggacctgattgcctcgttccaattgcaataaaaagtttggatttgtactctgatagtttggtagctctttcttggatcaattcatattcctataaactggataagatgcagaaaaggtctgtatttgttcttaacaggctacagcaaatagataagttatgtgaaacgtttcctgttaattttactttcatcactggaactgccaatcctggagactgcataacaagaaccttgtcctataaacagttaattaatacaaactatttttccggacctcaacctgatatccaccagtctatagtcagtcaagatattttgagagttacagttcctaaccctagggctacccttgacttcaaagaggagattgttttaagtaatgtttgtgcacaagaccttagggaggacgttgctgagcatctagtttctccaaacagatactctagtttctctctcatggttaaagtgcatgccagggttgctcagtgttttgctaagtggaaagctacagttacagctagaaaattgaaggttcccgttgaatctaatgatacaggattttatgtgaaagctctgaagatgatcatattgaaagaacaaaaaattcagtttCCTAGTGTTTTGGAATATTTTGCATACAATTCTAAACTTCTTAAGGATATACCAAATTTGGTAAGACAGTTGAATGTTTACCCAGATAAAGATGGAATTCTCAGAGTCAAAAGCAAGTTTGACAGGTGGAAAGGTAAACAGAGGTGTTGCTTCCCAATCTTGCtgtttaacaaaagttccttgacagaactgataatcaggagtcttcatataaaactcaaacatgctggttattattctgttctgaatgagctacgcaagaagttctgg gatggtttaagggatgtgcctgatgaatctgtacctagcccaataactccagaaattttaatacatggctACGAGTTAACCTCTATTAACATTATACCCGAATTGCAGTGTGATCCTGAATTAGATGGGGAGTATGACTTGAAAGATTCACCCTCAAGAATAATTGAGGACACTTACAGCAAGCTGAGGAAG